TAGGAAATTGTCGACAATTTGTTAGGCCAATGCTTCGAAAACCTATGGGCCAAAATCAAATATCAATAGCATTGTGCCAAATAAGTCTAGCTTGAAAGTTCAGCCTAAAAGAGGAACATTCCCTCTTCATTGGTCAAATTTAATGAAACGGTGCAACTTTCATGAATCAGGGTCAGTAAAGAACTAGCCATTCCATTCTAAGGAGAGCCATAGAGCATTCATTTAATAGAAACCTCAGCTTGAGTAAGCCATTTTCCCAATCTCAACAAAGTTAATTCTCTCTTTTGAGGGCTGGACGTTACCGGTGACCCTAAAACCATAGACGTGACATAACGACCAATTTTCTTATGATTAACCTAACAACATGAGttaaaactcaatttttttCCAACTACCTAACTATTTATTGGTGTTGAATGGAAAATGCTTGGTCAAAATCACTTCTAAACGAATCTGAGTAATAGAATATAACCATTTGAACAAGGAGTATATTTGATAAACTGAATAACAAAAACTGAATCATCTTATTACCTGAGGGGACTCGTAATTGCCGGAGGAGAATTGGGAAACCATGTTAGAACTAGCCTTACAACCAACAAGGTGTTGTAGATGTTCAAGAAGTTTAGAACACCATTAGATACCACAAGCCCTGCCACTGAATCTCCCGGGATGATGGCAGCAAAATCATGATTTGACAGAGATTTCAAATTCCTTTGGTTTCTACAGTTAATCTGAAAGAGACAAGTTTTAAAAAGGTCATTTCAAATATATGAAATATGTTGACTGAAGCGGGTTAAATAGAATATGGTAAAGAGATGAAATAAACCAAgcaaatataaaattattatatgtaCCGGAGATTATACTTCAGTCGGGGTTATATTTTCTATCTAACAGGTTAGATGGGACAATTATACACCCTAATAACAATGAAACATGTCTGATGGGTCAGTAGTCACCCAAAGTGTCTTCAAATGTCTACAACCTCCTAAACTGTATGGTGAAAATCATTTAAACTTACTTCGAATTAGCATTGtgataatataaattttgtatcATATATAACACGCTAACACATTTTTTCTGAAGTGTGGGGCAAACGGCGCCCTCTACTTCTACTTCTAACTAAAGGCGAAGAGACGGCATAATGTTAACGCCTTAACGGGTCAATCCAAACTGTTTTGATATGCTACCCTACCCATTCAACCAGCCCATTGTAGCATATTTAATCCTATTATGCACGTATGGGGTTGCTGTTTGGAAGGAACTGGACAATAAAGGCTATCTGGTATTGCTTAAATTTTAATCAATAACAATAATGGTAGGTAGGAGAGCCTTGTAGCAACTCATACTCTGAAATTTCCACTTTTTAAAACATCAATATACAGAACCCAAATACTAATTTATTCTTTTCTATCTTTTTCCCCCAGTAGGTCTACATGTATATTAATCAACTTGGGTTTCACAGCCCCTCATAACAATTCTCGTAACCAAAAACTCAATATACAAGTGCAAATATGTTTTCTGCAGtgtgcatatgtatatatgatacaCACACATCAAAAGTTACTAATATATGAAGAAACAAGCTACTGTAACGTCATATCCTGATTTTTCTTATACTGGCAAACTTAAATATAAGCTACACGTTCAAACTAAAAAACTACTGAGTTGAACACATTCCACTCTAGAAGATCAGCCATTTCATCTACACATTCCACTCTCTACATacattttattttcgttaatcATGGTGTCCGGACTCCGGCCTTTGTTTGACTAAACCAGGAGGTACAAGCCCACCGCCACACAAACTCAAAGGGAGACTGGTGTGGCAACCCTTAGTGGTTATATTCCACTATACATATGTACACTATATTTATTATACAAAACGAAGCAACAACGACAAATATTAACAAATTTGTCATTTTAAAGATAAGCAAATTGGGAAAACTATGCTTTCTACATTCACTATATCCCAACAGGAGTTATGACTTCATCACTCATCATCAAGGGTGTGTTTGGATCGCCTAATAGTTTAAAGCTTATTATTTAAGGCTTATAAAATGCTAGTCTAATAAGCCCTTTCAAGGTGTGTTTGGATATGGCTTACTTATAAGAGCTTATGCCTTTTTGTGATGAAATAAGCTCAAAGGCATAAGCCCCGAGTTTTACACTTACTAGACACTGCATAAGCCAATAAGCATAAGCTcaaccaaacacccctaaagAAATGCTACACATTCCATTTGTGAATACAAAGTTTCACactttaaccaaaaaaaagggATCCTAAGCTAAATTTCTTCTAAATTGAACCCCAATATCAATAAAGAATGGAACTTTACAGTATAATCCACATAAAACCACATCATTTTCTcacaaaagatataaaaatcaaatcttGAAACAATAAGTAAACTTACCTGACAAAATTTATTGTATTCAGAGGATATAGAATGCAATTTAGTGAAAAGGGGGTTTTGAGAAACAAACAAATGCACAAAATTGATACAATTATCAATAGACTTATGGATGTTCTGAATCAAATTGTTGGTTGATTCATTAACAATTTTTTGGAAATGATTAGTGGTTGTGTGTGATGAAGATTTTAAGAACAGGATAGATGAGGTGTGAAGAGTTGAAAGAGGTAGCCCAATTATTGCTAAATTTTTTGTAGAATTTGTTGCGTTGTTGGACACTTGGTTATCATTACATGAATCTTGTGATGATGAAGAATGCATTGTGGGTTGTTATTGAGGagaaagattgaaactttttaaTGGGGTTTTGAAGGAGAGGGAGATGAAGATAGGATTTTTGGGGGTGTATGGATTTGATTGGAGCCAAATTTCCCACAtatgaattaaagaaaataataaattatagaaATGTGAAATGCTACATCTTTAGTTTA
The sequence above is drawn from the Erigeron canadensis isolate Cc75 chromosome 4, C_canadensis_v1, whole genome shotgun sequence genome and encodes:
- the LOC122598202 gene encoding ylmG homolog protein 2, chloroplastic; its protein translation is MHSSSSQDSCNDNQVSNNATNSTKNLAIIGLPLSTLHTSSILFLKSSSHTTTNHFQKIVNESTNNLIQNIHKSIDNCINFVHLFVSQNPLFTKLHSISSEYNKFCQINCRNQRNLKSLSNHDFAAIIPGDSVAGLVVSNGVLNFLNIYNTLLVVRLVLTWFPNSPPAITSPLSTLCDPYLNIFRGVIPPLGGTLDLSPILAFLVLNALTSTASALPAELPSTEASQKDSSSHAGSSFHTAISQFTSSQKKWIKRFETKRSKGSSIDD